A genomic region of bacterium contains the following coding sequences:
- a CDS encoding ABC transporter permease: MNQSPYVVYTSDKSGAKGLGIWKDMFRELRKSKELIIRLFLRDLIGRYKQSLFGYFWVLINPFVAIGTFILLNRAGILNIRPTDIPYPLFALIGLSVWQLFSGGVTIGSHSILAAGSMISKINFPREALVFSAMGQVIFDFLVRFCLVILLFIVFKFVPSWGILLFPFALIPLILLTLGLSMILSVINAVVRDTMNMISILLTFCMFLTPVLYPVPIRFSRLFKFNPLSPLITAPRDLIAYGHIKEPTGFVIMSVVSVLVFLVCWQIFHLAETKLPERM; encoded by the coding sequence ATGAATCAATCTCCTTATGTTGTTTATACTTCAGATAAATCCGGGGCAAAAGGTTTGGGAATATGGAAAGATATGTTCCGGGAACTGCGGAAAAGCAAAGAGCTTATAATCCGCTTGTTCCTGAGAGATTTAATCGGCAGATACAAGCAATCTCTTTTTGGATATTTCTGGGTGCTCATAAATCCTTTTGTTGCAATCGGAACATTTATACTATTGAACAGAGCAGGGATTTTGAACATTAGACCGACGGACATTCCATATCCTTTGTTTGCATTGATAGGCTTATCTGTCTGGCAATTGTTTTCCGGTGGAGTAACGATAGGTTCTCATTCTATTTTAGCCGCAGGCAGTATGATTTCGAAAATAAATTTCCCGCGCGAAGCTTTGGTATTTTCAGCTATGGGACAGGTAATATTTGATTTCCTTGTACGATTTTGCCTGGTTATTTTACTTTTCATAGTATTCAAGTTTGTACCGAGTTGGGGAATATTGCTGTTCCCATTTGCGCTTATCCCGCTTATACTTTTAACGTTGGGATTAAGTATGATATTATCCGTCATTAATGCCGTAGTAAGGGACACTATGAATATGATATCCATACTTTTGACTTTCTGTATGTTTTTGACGCCTGTTTTGTATCCCGTACCAATTAGATTTTCCAGGCTTTTTAAGTTTAACCCGTTAAGTCCGTTAATTACTGCGCCAAGGGATTTAATAGCGTATGGACATATAAAAGAACCAACGGGTTTCGTCATTATGTCTGTAGTTTCTGTCCTCGTATTTTTGGTCTGCTGGCAGATATTCCACCTCGCAGAGACAAAACTTCCGGAACGAATGTAG
- a CDS encoding aminotransferase class V-fold PLP-dependent enzyme, translated as MRSSPSKPSFPKIAFIKPYWGIREFFCGTFYRDSEDNNFVETLTEKFRNKLNIKGTIIPTSSGRTAFELALKVLKNEYPKRDKVVIPTYGCKGTFDPVIKAGLKPVLVDIGEDLNITSSTVKDYLNTEVLALLIPHLSGCKAEIESLAKMAKEKGIIVIEDVCQSLGGRDSKGFWGTQYYMAIFSFGMGKNLMATSGGMLVSNILEKEILEESKNLGNENTGTVKKRFENVVWKYFLKKDIEFESRNIISSYKYNKMHPLDARLLSIQLDRLETVLQKRRNNAEKVIKALKQTGLKFHLQCDKNNVYTKLSLIFENADECSKLKSSFHKMGIEPEEMYTPLHLKNAGIKSCCPYSEKVYKNIFNIPIRPNLKNKELNMIFKAILNAT; from the coding sequence ATGCGTAGTTCACCCTCTAAACCATCTTTTCCAAAAATAGCATTTATAAAACCATACTGGGGAATACGAGAGTTTTTTTGCGGGACTTTCTATAGAGACTCCGAAGACAACAACTTCGTCGAAACGTTAACGGAAAAATTTAGGAACAAATTAAATATAAAAGGAACGATTATCCCCACAAGCAGCGGTAGAACGGCATTTGAATTAGCTCTAAAAGTTTTGAAAAACGAATATCCTAAAAGAGACAAAGTCGTAATCCCTACTTATGGATGCAAAGGCACTTTTGACCCTGTAATAAAAGCAGGACTGAAACCTGTTTTAGTGGATATAGGAGAAGATTTAAACATAACGTCTTCCACAGTAAAAGATTATTTAAACACAGAAGTTTTGGCACTACTTATCCCCCATTTATCCGGATGTAAAGCAGAAATAGAGAGCTTGGCAAAAATGGCAAAAGAAAAAGGCATAATCGTTATTGAAGATGTATGCCAGAGTTTAGGCGGTAGAGACTCTAAAGGTTTTTGGGGAACACAATACTACATGGCGATTTTCTCGTTTGGAATGGGGAAAAACCTGATGGCTACGTCAGGCGGGATGTTAGTTTCAAATATTCTTGAAAAAGAAATCCTTGAAGAATCAAAGAATTTGGGAAACGAAAACACCGGGACGGTAAAGAAAAGATTTGAAAACGTAGTGTGGAAATATTTCTTAAAAAAGGATATTGAGTTTGAAAGCAGGAATATAATTAGTTCTTATAAATACAATAAAATGCACCCGTTGGATGCAAGGTTATTGTCCATACAATTAGATAGACTGGAAACTGTTTTACAAAAAAGACGAAACAATGCCGAAAAAGTAATAAAAGCGCTAAAACAAACGGGATTGAAATTCCATTTACAGTGCGATAAAAATAATGTTTATACCAAGTTATCTCTAATATTTGAAAATGCAGACGAATGTTCCAAATTAAAAAGTAGTTTTCATAAAATGGGCATCGAGCCCGAAGAAATGTATACCCCATTGCATTTGAAAAATGCGGGAATAAAGTCTTGTTGCCCTTATTCTGAAAAGGTGTACAAAAATATATTCAATATACCCATACGACCAAACCTCAAGAATAAAGAACTGAATATGATTTTTAAGGCGATTCTTAATGCTACGTAA
- a CDS encoding ABC transporter ATP-binding protein: MKNDLSSETVVKVENVSKKFCKSLKNSMLYGAGDIIKSSIGMNRNSGKLRKDEFWALDGISFELKKGEALGIIGPNGSGKTTLLKLLNGIFMPDKGKIEMKGKVGALIELGAGFHQMLTGRENIYINGAILGMSKKEINEKFDSIVDFADIGDFLDAPVKHYSSGMYIRLGFAIAIHSEPDILLIDEILSVGDISFQAKCLERMKKFMEDKSILFISHNLTTVKGLCKKSILVSKGKTIDSGDSERVIDDYERRVYNQVPGVKNKENITNIDSKIIHIGEIELFDEKGVRKDTFRMGETIVAKIPYNAYKKIENPVFTVGIVRTIDGIQCCATTTAIDTIKMGNIEGEGFVEVKLELPLLIPGTYKIGASVWDAEKRTIIYTSRGIDKFYISSDLPGVDKNYGFFVPKAQWKV; the protein is encoded by the coding sequence ATGAAAAATGATTTAAGTTCGGAAACAGTGGTAAAAGTAGAAAATGTCAGCAAGAAGTTCTGCAAGAGTTTAAAGAACTCAATGTTATACGGAGCGGGGGACATTATAAAGTCAAGCATTGGGATGAACAGAAATTCCGGTAAATTACGAAAAGATGAGTTCTGGGCGCTGGATGGGATTTCTTTTGAGTTAAAAAAAGGCGAAGCGCTGGGAATTATCGGCCCAAATGGTTCGGGAAAGACTACGTTGTTAAAACTTCTGAACGGAATCTTTATGCCGGACAAGGGAAAGATAGAGATGAAGGGCAAAGTTGGTGCACTTATAGAACTCGGGGCAGGGTTTCATCAAATGTTGACGGGACGGGAAAACATATATATTAATGGAGCGATATTAGGAATGAGTAAAAAAGAAATAAACGAGAAGTTTGATTCCATTGTGGACTTTGCGGATATAGGGGATTTTCTTGATGCTCCCGTGAAACATTATTCCAGCGGTATGTATATAAGATTGGGTTTTGCGATAGCGATTCACAGCGAGCCGGATATTTTGTTAATAGATGAAATATTATCGGTCGGCGATATAAGTTTTCAGGCGAAATGTCTGGAAAGAATGAAGAAATTTATGGAAGATAAATCAATACTGTTCATATCTCATAATTTAACTACGGTAAAAGGGTTGTGCAAAAAGTCAATTTTAGTATCAAAAGGAAAAACAATAGACAGCGGTGACTCCGAAAGAGTTATTGATGATTATGAAAGAAGGGTTTATAATCAGGTGCCGGGCGTAAAAAACAAAGAAAATATTACAAATATAGATTCAAAAATCATTCATATTGGAGAAATAGAGTTGTTTGATGAGAAAGGGGTGCGAAAGGATACTTTCCGTATGGGGGAAACTATAGTTGCAAAAATACCATATAATGCGTATAAAAAAATAGAAAATCCTGTGTTTACGGTAGGAATAGTAAGAACTATTGATGGTATTCAATGTTGTGCTACTACTACAGCCATTGATACTATAAAAATGGGCAACATAGAAGGGGAAGGTTTTGTAGAAGTTAAGTTGGAACTTCCGTTATTAATTCCCGGGACATATAAAATAGGGGCTTCCGTATGGGATGCAGAGAAGAGAACGATTATATATACTTCTCGGGGAATAGATAAATTCTATATTTCATCAGATTTGCCAGGTGTAGATAA
- a CDS encoding M1 family aminopeptidase, with protein sequence MLILIIAILSFRTPLFSEKESSLRENLSRQTVNTKLSLADSISGYDVINYDILLDIAFPGKQITKGWTEITAVATENIDTTKLNFVGLNIDSIKVNGINVNYSRTDTGINTLLNVSSGTTITAGDTFVIGVGYNGTPSEGLYYSTTNAGIAYTMSVPWPTSELPVGARYWFPCNDVFTDKAKFCFSITVPSVYYVVANGLLEKVDTISTKCKYKWVENYSIPTWYAAFSISKYVILRDTFSYKGDTMPVNNFVFRSDSASALTAFSNVPDMLTFFSDTFGDKYPFFNEKYGFVRLPSLSWAMEYPTNVFFALPIPNDHTREMTIAHETSHQWWGGSITPISTKDIWLNEGFATYCEALYSEHWQSGASYKDYMKTSIMDWHLTYGDSTLGYPFAIYNPPEQGLWSNTTYEKGASVLHMLRHLTGDSLFFAILKNYYATYKYKIASTADFQNLAEGMYGKDLDWFFDEWIYKAGHPDYEYAFWYDSLAVDSFNLNIFVKQVQSHNYNVPSFKMPIDIKVNNLTGDTVSFVLEDSLDYQQFNLSLNIKPENVIFDPDNWILKTKKLVGIEENANSQSKIPNLQLDISPNPFIQKTVISYSGVANQTKNLQLTIRDVSGRLVRQFPINYFRLTISQIIWDGRNDDGKKVSSGIYFCELKDGNHKKIKKINLIK encoded by the coding sequence ATGTTGATACTGATAATTGCTATTTTGTCTTTTAGAACGCCTTTATTCTCAGAAAAAGAGTCATCCCTTCGCGAAAATCTTTCAAGACAAACAGTTAATACAAAACTTAGTTTAGCGGATAGTATTTCAGGTTATGATGTAATAAATTATGATATCCTGCTTGATATTGCTTTCCCGGGCAAGCAAATAACAAAAGGATGGACAGAAATCACTGCCGTAGCAACGGAAAACATAGATACTACAAAACTTAATTTCGTCGGGTTGAATATTGATAGCATTAAGGTTAACGGAATTAATGTTAATTATAGCAGAACCGACACAGGAATAAATACATTATTGAATGTCAGTTCGGGAACGACTATTACGGCAGGCGATACTTTTGTAATCGGAGTTGGCTATAACGGGACACCTTCGGAAGGATTATATTACAGCACGACTAATGCGGGAATTGCGTATACAATGAGTGTTCCATGGCCTACAAGCGAGTTGCCCGTAGGTGCAAGATACTGGTTCCCATGTAATGACGTTTTTACGGATAAGGCGAAGTTCTGTTTTTCAATAACCGTTCCTTCAGTTTATTATGTGGTAGCAAACGGGTTGCTGGAAAAAGTCGATACCATAAGTACAAAGTGTAAATATAAATGGGTGGAAAATTATTCAATACCTACCTGGTATGCAGCGTTTTCAATTTCTAAATATGTTATTCTGCGCGATACTTTTAGTTATAAAGGGGATACTATGCCTGTTAATAATTTCGTATTCCGATCTGATTCTGCGAGTGCGTTAACCGCATTTTCTAACGTTCCGGATATGCTTACTTTCTTTTCTGATACATTTGGAGACAAGTATCCTTTTTTTAATGAAAAATATGGATTTGTCCGCTTACCTTCTTTAAGTTGGGCGATGGAATATCCAACAAACGTGTTTTTTGCGTTGCCCATACCTAATGACCATACCCGTGAGATGACGATTGCTCATGAAACTTCTCACCAGTGGTGGGGAGGCTCAATTACTCCGATTAGCACTAAAGATATCTGGTTGAATGAAGGATTTGCCACTTATTGTGAAGCTTTATATTCGGAACACTGGCAGAGCGGAGCATCTTACAAAGATTATATGAAAACAAGCATTATGGATTGGCATCTTACATATGGAGACTCTACTCTGGGGTATCCTTTTGCTATTTATAATCCACCTGAACAGGGCTTGTGGTCAAACACGACTTATGAAAAAGGTGCTTCCGTGCTTCATATGTTAAGACACCTGACCGGCGATAGTTTATTTTTTGCAATCCTAAAAAATTATTATGCTACTTATAAATATAAAATTGCAAGTACGGCAGATTTTCAAAACCTTGCTGAAGGTATGTATGGCAAAGATTTGGACTGGTTTTTTGACGAATGGATATATAAGGCAGGACATCCCGATTATGAGTATGCTTTCTGGTATGACTCGCTTGCCGTTGACAGTTTTAACTTGAACATATTTGTCAAACAAGTGCAGTCGCATAATTATAATGTCCCTTCATTTAAGATGCCGATAGATATAAAAGTAAATAATCTTACCGGGGATACCGTAAGTTTTGTATTAGAAGATTCTTTAGATTATCAGCAATTTAATTTGTCTTTGAATATAAAACCTGAAAATGTAATTTTTGACCCTGATAATTGGATTCTGAAAACAAAGAAATTGGTTGGTATTGAAGAAAACGCCAACTCGCAATCCAAAATTCCAAATCTGCAATTGGACATATCTCCAAATCCGTTCATTCAGAAAACCGTTATTAGTTATTCCGGAGTTGCTAATCAGACAAAAAATTTGCAGTTAACGATTCGAGACGTTTCCGGTCGTTTGGTTCGCCAATTTCCGATTAACTATTTCCGATTAACTATTTCCCAAATTATCTGGGATGGTAGGAACGATGACGGGAAAAAGGTAAGCAGCGGGATATATTTCTGTGAGTTAAAAGACGGGAATCATAAAAAGATAAAGAAGATAAACTTAATTAAATAG
- a CDS encoding 4-hydroxy-3-methylbut-2-enyl diphosphate reductase has protein sequence MRIFLIPNYGFCFGVKRSIDIAYHTIKNNKTPAYTWGHIIHNPQVVAQLEKTGVSALDSLKGITPGKLIIRSHGVSPEFIPKAQKMGFEIIDATCPFVQKAQEYAKRLCNEGYNVVVIGAAEHPEVQGIIGHTNFRATVINEMKAIAKLPRVQKLGIVSQTTLSPEIFAEMVGKLLSKAEEVRVYNTICRAVISRQQETLELAKKVKLMIIVGGKNSANTKRLAELARSQGCEAYQIETKDEIKKQWFKNKLSVGVTAGTSTPDWIILEVVQAIKNLSLSKKKP, from the coding sequence ATGCGAATTTTTCTTATACCTAATTACGGATTTTGTTTTGGAGTAAAACGCTCCATAGATATTGCATATCACACGATAAAAAACAACAAAACGCCGGCTTATACGTGGGGACACATAATACATAATCCCCAAGTCGTTGCTCAACTTGAAAAAACCGGTGTAAGCGCTTTAGACAGTCTTAAAGGAATAACACCCGGAAAGTTAATCATCCGTTCACACGGGGTAAGCCCGGAATTTATACCCAAAGCCCAGAAAATGGGGTTTGAAATAATAGACGCTACCTGTCCTTTCGTTCAGAAAGCCCAGGAGTACGCAAAAAGATTGTGTAACGAAGGATACAACGTTGTGGTAATCGGAGCTGCGGAACACCCCGAAGTCCAGGGAATTATCGGACATACAAATTTCAGAGCCACAGTCATAAACGAGATGAAAGCCATTGCAAAATTACCTAGAGTTCAAAAACTCGGCATCGTTTCTCAAACGACTCTTTCCCCGGAAATATTTGCGGAAATGGTAGGGAAACTTTTATCCAAAGCGGAAGAAGTCCGCGTATATAATACAATCTGCAGAGCCGTTATCTCACGCCAGCAAGAAACACTGGAATTGGCTAAAAAAGTTAAATTAATGATAATCGTGGGAGGAAAAAATTCGGCAAATACAAAAAGATTAGCCGAACTTGCGCGAAGTCAGGGGTGCGAAGCCTACCAGATAGAAACAAAAGACGAAATAAAAAAACAATGGTTCAAAAATAAATTATCCGTTGGCGTAACCGCTGGAACTTCCACCCCGGACTGGATAATCCTTGAAGTCGTACAGGCTATAAAAAATCTGTCCCTTTCTAAGAAGAAACCCTGA
- a CDS encoding glycosyltransferase translates to MVSFIIPTHNSREYVGKCIDSIYNLTLNNIFEIIVIDDASTDNTFDFIRKNYPGVKCFCASERSGAAYARNLGIVNSCGNILVFIDADVWLDKECINELLAQMNRSMPDGRQAGGNYDMEHPAPAVILYTVPYFPNGIPIFPIFAAKEYPVISAIFMMQRKALAKMDKYFDERYEIYNEDLDFFLRCKICGLTAKYVENAKAYHWLKDSKNAEFRYYMDLRNSIYAYLKFYKLGKSIVGFPSIKIILQNIGDFLWNKNAYSKLYFEPASGGFLKIWYKINPRAKITQKTRFYIVYMIFKAFMWNVRRLREIKEEHYYFRMFLSNLKLAN, encoded by the coding sequence ATGGTATCTTTTATCATCCCCACCCATAATAGTCGGGAATACGTTGGAAAATGTATAGATTCTATCTATAATTTAACCCTTAATAATATTTTTGAAATAATAGTTATAGACGATGCTTCAACGGATAATACTTTCGATTTTATTCGTAAAAATTATCCCGGTGTGAAGTGTTTTTGTGCTTCGGAAAGAAGCGGTGCGGCTTACGCAAGAAACCTTGGAATAGTTAATTCCTGCGGGAATATTCTTGTTTTTATAGATGCGGATGTATGGTTGGATAAAGAATGCATTAACGAGTTATTAGCTCAAATGAATCGCTCCATGCCTGACGGCAGGCAGGCAGGCGGTAATTATGATATGGAACATCCCGCCCCGGCGGTGATTTTATATACGGTTCCGTATTTTCCTAATGGAATTCCTATTTTTCCTATTTTTGCGGCAAAAGAATATCCCGTGATTTCTGCGATTTTTATGATGCAAAGAAAAGCGCTGGCGAAAATGGATAAATATTTTGATGAAAGATATGAAATCTATAACGAAGACCTTGATTTTTTCTTAAGATGTAAGATATGCGGATTAACTGCAAAATATGTAGAAAATGCAAAAGCTTACCATTGGTTAAAAGATTCTAAAAATGCCGAATTTAGATATTATATGGATTTGCGAAATTCAATTTATGCGTATTTAAAATTTTATAAACTTGGTAAATCCATTGTCGGGTTTCCGTCCATAAAAATTATTCTACAGAATATTGGTGATTTCTTATGGAATAAAAATGCTTATTCAAAATTGTATTTTGAACCCGCCTCGGGCGGATTCCTTAAAATATGGTATAAAATTAATCCCAGGGCAAAGATTACACAAAAGACAAGATTTTATATAGTGTATATGATTTTTAAGGCTTTTATGTGGAATGTTAGAAGATTGCGTGAGATAAAAGAGGAACATTATTATTTTAGGATGTTTTTAAGTAATTTAAAACTTGCCAATTAA
- a CDS encoding lysophospholipid acyltransferase family protein has product MMKLRYRIGTKVINYMWTILFGFQVEGRENILENVGLIIAPNHLSNFDPPLVGTAAWNRECYFLSKTSVFFSSKFATFIMKAFNAYPINIEKPEKTTFDYTKEVLRKKFAIIMFPEGTRSKVGHLNEFNEGVAWMAFQFNVPIIPVLVVNTNTPLITQMFRKTSVLIKLGKPIPTDFYRQFKNSKEARKMITRELKSRIEEMARDLKK; this is encoded by the coding sequence ATGATGAAATTACGATACCGTATAGGCACAAAAGTCATTAACTATATGTGGACGATATTATTTGGATTTCAAGTGGAAGGCAGGGAAAATATTCTTGAAAATGTCGGTCTGATTATTGCTCCAAACCACCTGTCAAATTTTGACCCTCCATTGGTCGGAACTGCCGCATGGAACCGTGAATGCTACTTCTTATCGAAAACTTCGGTGTTTTTTTCCAGCAAGTTCGCCACTTTCATAATGAAAGCGTTTAATGCTTATCCTATTAACATAGAAAAACCGGAAAAAACCACATTCGATTATACTAAAGAGGTATTGCGCAAAAAATTTGCGATAATAATGTTCCCGGAAGGCACAAGAAGTAAAGTAGGGCATTTGAACGAATTTAACGAAGGAGTTGCCTGGATGGCTTTTCAATTCAATGTTCCAATAATCCCGGTTCTCGTCGTCAATACAAATACTCCTCTTATTACCCAGATGTTTAGAAAAACCAGTGTGTTGATAAAACTCGGCAAACCAATTCCTACCGATTTTTATCGTCAATTTAAAAACTCAAAAGAAGCCCGTAAAATGATAACACGGGAATTAAAATCCCGTATTGAAGAAATGGCAAGAGACTTAAAAAAATAA
- the cmk gene encoding (d)CMP kinase, translating into MVITIDGPAGSGKSTTAKLVAQKLGFKYLDTGATYRVVALAVLKNNISPSNEKEVEKLVPELNIRFVDTKILLNDEDVSSQIRTEEIGKLASLCSTYKGVRENMVKLQRKIAQNQSIVCEGRDMGTVVFPNAEIKIYMDANVETRAKRREKELSEKGTPESFESIIESIKSRDKQDSTRKHSPLKIPDGAIVIDTTNLSIEEQVIKITEIVGSR; encoded by the coding sequence ATGGTTATTACAATAGACGGACCTGCCGGAAGTGGAAAATCTACAACTGCAAAACTTGTCGCACAAAAACTCGGATTCAAATATCTCGACACCGGCGCCACGTACAGAGTCGTCGCCCTTGCTGTCCTGAAAAATAATATATCCCCCTCAAATGAAAAGGAAGTAGAAAAATTAGTTCCCGAACTTAATATTCGTTTTGTAGATACAAAAATACTCCTGAATGATGAAGACGTTTCCTCCCAAATAAGAACCGAGGAAATCGGGAAACTCGCATCCCTTTGCTCCACATACAAAGGAGTCCGTGAAAATATGGTCAAACTGCAACGCAAAATAGCCCAAAATCAATCAATCGTTTGCGAAGGCAGGGATATGGGAACGGTCGTATTCCCGAATGCAGAAATAAAAATATATATGGACGCAAACGTTGAAACGAGAGCAAAAAGAAGAGAAAAAGAATTATCCGAAAAAGGAACTCCCGAAAGTTTCGAATCTATTATAGAAAGTATAAAGTCGAGAGATAAACAGGACAGCACAAGAAAACATTCCCCCCTGAAAATACCGGATGGTGCCATAGTTATAGATACCACAAACCTCAGCATAGAAGAACAAGTCATAAAAATTACAGAAATAGTAGGCAGTAGGTAG